Part of the Panicum virgatum strain AP13 chromosome 4N, P.virgatum_v5, whole genome shotgun sequence genome is shown below.
ccacaggaaaaaatccggttgtctcttgcccactctttcatttcaagcacttactttcatgcaattattcatgtgatTGACCTTAGatatcataacttagctctaccttgcttagtttcatatctagttgtatctttgttagcttgtgtagcttgcttagttagccggttggtgaattgagccttactagcattgcataggttaaggttgctttaattgttttagaaatttgaaaaaggctcaattcacccccGCTCTTGGTCCTTCGATCCTTACATGTATGCGCCAATATCTTTCTCAAACATAAACTAGTTATTATCTAATAAGCATACTAGTAAACGGATACGTTGATTACCATACTAACGATGTTTTCTAGACTTGTAACTTTTGCAATGAACTACACATTCCTAAAACAAGCCACTGCCCTAGTTTCATTATTTTTAGACTAACCTATTACCGAAAATAATTAAACAATTCTAAAACACAACCTAAACTTTATCGGAGGCAAAAAGGTTATTTCACAAGAATTAATATTTTCCCCCTGGAGATTTAGATCTAAGCATTcaaacaaaactagttttgtatttttaggatttttccttGAATTATTATGCAATCTGCAAGTTTTCGTCAAATGAATTAAAATGCTccgccggtcagaccggttattataaccggtcagaccggtcctagtcGAACCATGGCGCAGGGCCATGGCCGGTGGCGTCCCGGGCGGCTCGGCGCCAAAATCCATGGGGAAAGAGgccgaggaggatgaggagctcACCACGAACCCATTTTGGGGACTTGTTTgggcggaggacgaccggagaggcggatcgacggtgaGGGGCGGAGCTACTGTCCATGGAGGCTTGGAGCTTCGATTCTCGCCGATTCGACCGAGGAGAGGCTAGGCTggaggttggggaaggtggaggaggtggtggggaaCTTCTATGCGCAAGGGATCGAAGCAAGGCGACCGGAGGGAGGAGATCGAAGGGAGGGGCGGCAGGGAACGAGCTCAGCTCGGCTCTGtctgaaggaagaagaaagagagagcTGAGTGAACAGATAAGGATGGAAAAAAGGTTAGGGCTAGGTTTAAAGACGTCCAACCGGTCccggaccggtccgaccggtttggCCTAccggtccggtctgaccggtttggcctaccggtccgaccggtccggcTGTGCCAAAATTGGTTTAACttccaaattttgaattttaaacaccggagtgttacaatcctaccccttaaagaaatctcgtcccgagatttaaagaGAAAGCAAAAGGGCTGAGGGTTTACTTCTAAAAACTGTGTAGAATCAACAAATGCTAGCCATTGTGCGCACTTGCTTAAACGCAGTTCTGGATATCCAAAGAAAACCAAGGGAacatttggaggaagaaaaactcAAAGGAGGAATCAACCCCAAGTTGCTTATACAAGATCAACAGAAAACCTAACATCGATTGAACCGAATTCTTTGTGGTTGCCATGAATCCTTGGAGTATCAAGGAAAAGTTTTTGTCCAAGAATATTCTTGCTCAATAATATTTATCATATTTatttattgagttgcatgctgGAGGATGCATATGTTCTAATGCATGTTAGTGGCCTAACATTCTTAGAACTCAAAGTTTAACTACCCATTCGCGTTGTTGTTTGCATAGGGCCTACCCCTTAAAAACAAACTCGCATTACAAGGGCTGCAGGTAAATACAGTCGTAGCAGATCCTATCCACACGTACTTAAGCACCAGCGCGTACCCAGCGGCTCAACGTATGGCTGCAGTccacacgaggccctaggtcTCATCGCGGTAAATGACCATTTTTGAACAGCATGGGCACTTATAATTATAAACTACTACTCTAGAAGTGGGAACACATAAAGGAGATCTAAAGGCTTTATAGAATATAATCAGCAGAATGACGCTCATATCAGATCAGCAGAATGATCAATAATGTTTACTTAAGAACACTCCCAGCTGGCAACTAGGCTTTAGAAGAGCATTAATTCAGCACAAGGCTGAAACAGAGTAGAAAGCATTGACTGAATTCTAAGGTAACATCAATGTTATGTCTCCTTATTTTTCTTGCTGAAGCATAGTACTACCTACATCCCAAATTACAAttcattttggcttttctagatacatatcTATTATTCTATGCACCTAGGTGTACACTATGTCTAGAGTATGAATTgtaatttgggacggagggagtatgagaAGCTTCATCTCATACTACAACAATTGTTTTCTTCCAGCATGCTCCTGCAGGTTGATCTAGCTGGAACCAAGTACAGAAAATACATAAACCAAATGTAAGCTGAAGTCAATGACGGTTGAAAATCAAGAGGCCATTTTGCAAGGACTAGTTTACATTTCAAAACAACCATCTACTAGTTTACATTTCAAAACAACCATCTACTGCTAAACACTGCTGCCATAACCAGTGTTATTAAGCCATCTGACCTGATATGGTTGTCTGTTAATCGTCCAAACAGTCAGTGGGTACAGATTACTGAACAGCATGGACAGTTACATGATAGTACTCTAGAAAAGGGCACACACGAAGGCACTCCAAAAGCCAAAACTATTGAAATAGTCAGCAGGCCACCAtttgtaacaatatcatcagAATAATTTAGCTGCTGATCGGTTTCATAAGAGCTATTAACTGCAATGCAGATTCTGAGTAAACACTTAGTACATTTTAATACAAAAAATGTTATGTCTCTAGTTATTTTCCCGAATAAGCATAAGAGAACCCATCTTTTATTCTAACAATACTGTTTTTATTCCAGTGTGTTCCTGCAGGTTGATCTAGCTGTAACCAAGTACAGAAAATACATAAACCAAATGTACCCTTTTAAATTTCTGAACAATCATCTACTTCTAAGCAGTGATTGCATGCTTCATTTGCCCACTTGCCTTTCAAAGCACTTGTAAAACGGTTTCAACTTTTTAGGGGGtaaaccaaatgttcaaatttCAATACATCAATTAGGATTATGCTCTGAGCAAAACTGAAAAATAACACCCTCACAATAAGAGGGCAAAGTAATATTCAACTACAATATTAGTATATGAATATTTGCAAAAAGAAAGTCATACCATCAATAGATGTTTCCTACTAGTATAAATATCATATGTGGTTAGTGTTTATAGATAAAGAGAAATATTTGAGATAATCATAGCAAAAGAATATTTTCTGGACCTCAATTTAGTGGACACTAATTATTATATTCCCATTCACTGTTCCTAACCAATTTGTGAAATAGTATTGGATCCAAAGAAATTGATCTAGATAAGTTCTGGCTTGGGAAGAGTCTGTGTATATAATCTATATACAGTTTTAAGCAATTGAACTGCTAGCAAAATCCAGTTGCACCTATGGCCTACCGTAAATGAAAACATGTTAGCAACTGTAATATAGATGCATCAAATATCCACCTAAGAATGCATGTAACAGCAGCCTAGAGAGAGGGGCAGGTCAATGGCCAAGTTAATGCACATGAACTTAATTAACCTGTAATAGCAGAGATTAAGCTAATGAAGCTACTACTTTGTGGCAAGAAAATGGGGCCCTCTTGCAGGGTGGGGGCCCTCTGCGCTTGCCCATCTTGCACTAGCTCATTGACAGGCTTGCTTATGCAAGTTGGAGAATTGTACTACTTACAGTGGGGCAGACAAGTTCGCATAAGCAAATAActacataaaaatataaataacagtATATGCAATAGCTATTACACTGTAATGTCAGTTGAAGCCAACAGATTGGTATGCTAAATTGAAACCTCACGCACATAAAACAAGCAGCTATGAACTTTATTCTGATATTCTGATGGCCAGTTGGCCACAACTTGTTCAGCATGTAGGAAACACTAGTAAATATTCTAATAACAATTCTCTGAAACATCAATGATAAAAAAAGTTTGCTATCATTGAAGCAACAACACACGTACAGATGCTACAACAATTGCTCATACCAACTCCCAAGCACAACAactaaatcctgaaaatattgaAGACCATAGAAATATGGTTCTATTGGCATGCACCCAATTAGTGAGATTTCTCACTTCTGTGAATTAATGGAATTGCATCCAATCTACTAGTACTAACAATTCTCCGAAACAACAATGAGAAAGAGTTTGCTATATTATTGAAGCAACAAGACATATGTACAAATGTTACAACAATTGTTCTTACCAACTCCCAAGCACAACAACTAAAtcctgaaaaaaaattgaagaccATAGAAGTACTGTTCTACTGGCATGCACCCAATTAGTGAGGTTTCTCACTTCAGTGAAATAATGGAATTGCATCCAACACATACCACCAAGTCGCCCTAGTTCAAATTTGCATCGGGGCACCCAACTGCGCCGTCGAGCCACCGGTGGAACGGCGCCTCGCCCTTCGCCGCTCATACTCAGGGTCGTCAGTGGGCAGCTCGTACCGGCACACCGGGCACGAGTTCCGTATGGCGAGCCACGGCCCAATGCAAGCCCCGTGGTAGAAATGCCCGCAGGGCAGCCGCGTGGCGAGCTCCCCCTGCGCCATCCCGTCCTTGCACACGGCGCACCCCtgcgcggcctcctccccccGGACGGCTACCACCTGGAgccgctccaccgccgcgcgcgccgccggcggggccccacccgccgccgcatccGCGAGGTGCCCCGGCAGCACCTCGAAGTCGTCCTCGTCCAGCGGCACCGGGAGCAGCTCCCAGCCAACGCCGCTCCGGAAGATGCCGTCGAGctccgcgtcgccgtcgccgaagtCGAACGGCGGCTCGTGGGAGAAGATCGAGTCGCCGTCCCCGCTGTCGATCCCCTGCATCGCGCCCAGCAACTCCCGCTCGTCGAGGAACCCGAACACGTCGGCGTCGACATCGGGTCCTAGTCCCcgccctccgcctccaccaccaccagcatcgGCGGCTGCAGCCCTGCCGCCGACGCCCGGGGCAGCGTCGGCGATCTCCTCCCACTCGAAGCCGTGGTCGGCGAGCTCGTCCTCGAGGCAGTCCCAGAAGGGCGGGGAGCGGAGCCGCGTGGGGGAGAGGGCGCGGAGGTCGGGGTCGGAGTCGAAGGAGAAGGGGGAGCCCGGGGTGGGGCTTAGGGTTCCCAGGTCGAAGCCCGGGGAGAGGAGGCTGCGTGGGCAGGCGAGATCCTCCTCGATGGACTGGGAGAAGGTGACGTAGGAAAGGTCGCCGAACCCGTCGTCGCCGACGTCGAGGAAGAGCTCGTCGCCGAAGTCCGCcatgggaggcggcggcggggaggggaacgGATGGATGGGGGATGGTGGTGCGGCCGTCCCCGTCGCCGTGTGAGGCGTGGCGTCCTCGGCTCCCCGCCTCGAGTTGGTGTGGGGTCTGCCCACTCCTCACGTGGTCAGACGTCTCCGCCTTCGAGGCGCCTCGGTAACACGCCTTCCTGCCTTGTTTACGTAAACACAGAATACGTCTTCAGGAGGCGTTTGCGTAGACCAAGCCCAAGCTGCCGTCGCGAACTCGCAGCAGCCACAAGCGTGCGCGAAACTGTGCGCGAGAGCGAAGAGCGAGACGGCAAGCCAATGCAATCGCCTGACGCCACCTCGTCCCCCGCAAGATTCCAAGGGAGGGGGGCCAGGGGCCAGGGCCAGTCAGCTGTAGCGTCGACATCGACGGGGGGATCACCGTGGGCGGGGGACGAGGCTCCGCTGCAGTTACGTCCCCCGCAGTTGAGTCACTGCGTGTGGGGCCTGCACGCAGTGGGGCCCATGTGGCAGTGACCCAACTGCAGGGGACGTTACTGCAGCGGATCCGGTTCCGGGCGGGGGAGAACTCAGAACTGTAGCGCGTGGACAGCGACGGGGTTTGGTTGGATCCATTGTTTGGCTGGTGTTTGATTGCATCGCATCGCCTGGATGCAGCTCTGCGTTCCCTGGCTATAAAGCGACGGGGCCTGCAGCTGGGCTACGGAGACCGGAGACAGGCGGAGAGAGGTCTCCCACAAATTCTCCCCGCTTGGCTCTGGTTCAGTACCAGTGCCTTCAGTGGCTCATTGTTTGGCTTCAGATCCGGAAGGGATCTCATAATTCAGAGAGCTGAGTTGCGGCAAGGTTTGGTCCTATCTCTCTTCACATCTTCTTTGCATAGAGTTCGTGGTTGGTTCTTGCTTGGATTGGGTTCATCTGAGGTGAATTTCGGTAGATGAAGGCTCTTCGTATTTCGCTTGTATGGTTCCGTCCGAGTGCGGCGATTTCAAGCTAACCACGAATGTATTTGCTAGTTGCAATGGTGGATCGCCTCCAAGTTGTTTGTGGTGTGAATTTTGTTGGAAAGATTGGAATTTGGGGCAAGTTTAACTGGCCTAGTACTTCCTTGGTATCTTGTACGATCAACTGGTTGATTAGCACTTCGATTCTCTTCTTTCCTTTTATTCGAGGAAGCTAATTTTTTCTGCATACTCTAACTATGAACTGAAGACTTGCtatcatttcttttcttttggccGATCTGTATTGATTTATCAAAACTGCACATCTACTTAAGGTGTTTTTTATTTCTAAATAATATCAGAAATGGAAATGCAAATTGAGTGTCACAACTTAAAGCAAGATATATTTCATTACAGGAAATATTTGAGTAAAAAACATGTAATATAAATGGTCATTTAATCAGTAATCTATTGCACTGAATTGCTGACTGGAAATGTTTCCCATCCAGGGGAGTGAGAGATAAAAATGGGGATCGGAGATGGATCCTCAAACGGGAGCCAACAATCAGCGCGTAAGGAAATAAGAGATGAGACCACGCCACTTCTTCCAGtcaaggtggaggaggaggatgggttTCATGAGTTCAACGGTGCTTCATTCTCAGGGGCAGTTTTCAATCTGTCGACCACCATAGTTGGGGCTGGAATTATGGCCCTGCCAGCAAGTATCAAGATGCTGGGAATCATCCCAGGAATTCTGATGATCATCATTGTGGCGCTGCTCACAGAGGCATCCATCGACATGCTTGTCAGGTGCAGCCACCAGGGCAAGATTACATCATATGGGTGGCTGATGGGTGAGGTTTTTGGACAATGGGGGAGAATTGCACTGCAGGCATCCGTCATCATAAACAACGTCGGCGTGCTAATTGTTTACATGATTATCATTGGTACTCTTAAACTCAGCATTCTGCCTTCTACTTCCAATCTTACTTTTGAACATTTTTAGATGTACAGATGAAATGATTAGGTATGAGAAATGTATTTCTCCAGGTATACTTAGTAGTCCTTTTCAACTGAGACGATGACAGCATGCCTCTGGAGCCCCATATAATTCCAATTTTGCTTAAAATTTCAGCacatattttcaaatttcatcACCACTTTTAGATATGGGTTTCCTATTGCTATCTGGTTAATTCAAGAAACTTAGTTACAACCTTCCTGACAATAGATTCTCTCctgttaaaaaaaaaagagaagtaaaTTTTCCTGCTGAATCCTTAAAATGAACAACTTTATATGCAATGAACCTCGATTAATGCCGATTCTTAAACTTTTGATAGGTGATGTATTGTCTGGAACAACATCATCTGGCGTTCATCATCGTGGTATATTGGAGGGCTGGTTTGGAGCTCATTTGTGGAATTCCCGTCCTATTGTTCTTCTTGCTACAGCTCTTCTGGTGTTTGCTCCACTGGTGAGCTTTAAGCGTTTGGGTATGtgtacatgtttgcatgttGGGAAAAACATCCTTCAACATATTTCCTGTTAAGCTGCATCTTATTAAAATAAATCTTGTCATTTCCTGCAGATTCATTGAGGTACACATCTGCGCTATCTGTTGCCCTGGCAGTGGTTTTTGTCGTAATTACTGCTGGAATTGCTATCATCAAGCTCTTCAATGGAACTGTAGCAATGCCCAAACTTTTTCCAGAATTAGATGGTCTTAATTCTATCTGGAATCTTTTTACAGCTGTGCCTGTTCTTGTTACTGCTTACATCTGCCACTATAACGGTATGCACTACCATTGCACAGATACTTTTCTGATTCTTCAAATATTCAGATTCTAAATTCATCCTTTCATGATTCCGCAGTTCACAGCATTGACAATGAACTTGAAGACAGAACACAGATCAAACCTATCGTGCGAACATCTCTGGTCCTGTGCTCCAGTGTTTACATTGCCACAAGCTTCTTTGCATATCTCCTCTTTGGTGAGGGCACACTGGATGACGTGCTTGCCAACTTTGATGCAAATCTAGGCATCCCGTTCAGCTCAGTCTTTGATGATATAGTGCGAGTGAGCTATGCTGCACATGTCATGCTTGTCTTTCCCATTGTCTTCTTTGCCCTTCGGCTCAACTTGGATGGATTGCTCTTCCCTACATGGAGGCACA
Proteins encoded:
- the LOC120671212 gene encoding uncharacterized protein LOC120671212; this encodes MADFGDELFLDVGDDGFGDLSYVTFSQSIEEDLACPRSLLSPGFDLGTLSPTPGSPFSFDSDPDLRALSPTRLRSPPFWDCLEDELADHGFEWEEIADAAPGVGGRAAAADAGGGGGGGRGLGPDVDADVFGFLDERELLGAMQGIDSGDGDSIFSHEPPFDFGDGDAELDGIFRSGVGWELLPVPLDEDDFEVLPGHLADAAAGGAPPAARAAVERLQVVAVRGEEAAQGCAVCKDGMAQGELATRLPCGHFYHGACIGPWLAIRNSCPVCRYELPTDDPEYERRRARRRSTGGSTAQLGAPMQI
- the LOC120671211 gene encoding amino acid transporter AVT6A-like; the protein is MGIGDGSSNGSQQSARKEIRDETTPLLPVKVEEEDGFHEFNGASFSGAVFNLSTTIVGAGIMALPASIKMLGIIPGILMIIIVALLTEASIDMLVRCSHQGKITSYGWLMGEVFGQWGRIALQASVIINNVGVLIVYMIIIGDVLSGTTSSGVHHRGILEGWFGAHLWNSRPIVLLATALLVFAPLVSFKRLDSLRYTSALSVALAVVFVVITAGIAIIKLFNGTVAMPKLFPELDGLNSIWNLFTAVPVLVTAYICHYNVHSIDNELEDRTQIKPIVRTSLVLCSSVYIATSFFAYLLFGEGTLDDVLANFDANLGIPFSSVFDDIVRVSYAAHVMLVFPIVFFALRLNLDGLLFPTWRHISRDNKRFAIITIALLTVIYLAAILIPSIWDAFQFTGATAAVLIGFIFPAMVVLRDSYGIATKRDKILAVTMIVLAVLSNSVALYSDAMNMFRKKEVA